In a genomic window of Pieris brassicae chromosome 7, ilPieBrab1.1, whole genome shotgun sequence:
- the LOC123711909 gene encoding uncharacterized protein LOC123711909 isoform X2, producing the protein MRVPEVLQYGTRDVITLDCDYITKNVTGLVVKWFFSDRSQPVYQWIPPQKPQALGILKNKLDLNYKISHNPYTQHRALRIVQPSTELTGNYTCVVSTFLAEDESTRPMTIFVPEKRFDMIMDRLSDGYLNIICSVEGVFPQPELVILAGNRPLNAKSSLNMIDGRYTALTSAVVKIDYLPPTVEILCDMQVPLANYFSRKRDIFYRDPPPTTLDPPGLANSQFAKDHGHSTQCRLTLIIVMLFMYFSLWYS; encoded by the exons ATGCGAGTTCCTGAAGTTCTGCAATATGGAACTCGAGATGTGATAACGCTGGACTGCGATTACATCACAAAAAACGTCACAGGGCTGGTCGTAAAATGGTTTTTTTCTGACCGCTCGCAGCCCGTCTACCAGTGGATACCACCACAGAAGCCTCAAGCTCTTGGTATATTGAAGAATAAG TTGGACTTAAACTACAAGATTTCGCACAATCCATATACGCAACACCGAGCTCTAAGGATAGTTCAGCCGAGTACTGAGTTGACTGGGAACTATACATGTGTCGTTTCCACCTTCTTAGCTGAAGATGAAAGCACCCGGCCTATGACTATATTTG TGCCTGAAAAACGATTCGACATGATCATGGATAGACTCAGCGATGGTTATCTGAACATAATATGCTCCGTTGAAGGTGTCTTCCCACAGCCAGAACTCGTCATTTTAGCTGGAAACAG ACCGTTGAATGCGAAATCATCTTTAAATATGATAGATGGAAGGTATACAGCTTTAACAAGTGCAGTAGTCAAAATCGATTATTTGCCGCCCACAGTGGAGATACTTTGCGACATGCAAGTACCACTCGCTAACTATTTCAGTAGAAAACgggatatattttatagag atcCACCACCCACTACTCTAGACCCTCCTGGTTTAGCCAACTCCCAGTTTGCAAAAGATCACG gacACTCAACGCAGTGCAGATTGaccttaattattgtaatgctATTTATGTACTTTAGTTTATGGTACTCTTga
- the LOC123711909 gene encoding uncharacterized protein LOC123711909 isoform X1: MWWIIQFAILLQCVSSVRIINMRVPEVLQYGTRDVITLDCDYITKNVTGLVVKWFFSDRSQPVYQWIPPQKPQALGILKNKLDLNYKISHNPYTQHRALRIVQPSTELTGNYTCVVSTFLAEDESTRPMTIFVPEKRFDMIMDRLSDGYLNIICSVEGVFPQPELVILAGNRPLNAKSSLNMIDGRYTALTSAVVKIDYLPPTVEILCDMQVPLANYFSRKRDIFYRDPPPTTLDPPGLANSQFAKDHGHSTQCRLTLIIVMLFMYFSLWYS; this comes from the exons ATGTGGTGGATTATTCAGTTCGCAATATTATTGCAAT gtGTATCATCAGTCCGTATAATCAACATGCGAGTTCCTGAAGTTCTGCAATATGGAACTCGAGATGTGATAACGCTGGACTGCGATTACATCACAAAAAACGTCACAGGGCTGGTCGTAAAATGGTTTTTTTCTGACCGCTCGCAGCCCGTCTACCAGTGGATACCACCACAGAAGCCTCAAGCTCTTGGTATATTGAAGAATAAG TTGGACTTAAACTACAAGATTTCGCACAATCCATATACGCAACACCGAGCTCTAAGGATAGTTCAGCCGAGTACTGAGTTGACTGGGAACTATACATGTGTCGTTTCCACCTTCTTAGCTGAAGATGAAAGCACCCGGCCTATGACTATATTTG TGCCTGAAAAACGATTCGACATGATCATGGATAGACTCAGCGATGGTTATCTGAACATAATATGCTCCGTTGAAGGTGTCTTCCCACAGCCAGAACTCGTCATTTTAGCTGGAAACAG ACCGTTGAATGCGAAATCATCTTTAAATATGATAGATGGAAGGTATACAGCTTTAACAAGTGCAGTAGTCAAAATCGATTATTTGCCGCCCACAGTGGAGATACTTTGCGACATGCAAGTACCACTCGCTAACTATTTCAGTAGAAAACgggatatattttatagag atcCACCACCCACTACTCTAGACCCTCCTGGTTTAGCCAACTCCCAGTTTGCAAAAGATCACG gacACTCAACGCAGTGCAGATTGaccttaattattgtaatgctATTTATGTACTTTAGTTTATGGTACTCTTga